One stretch of Chitinophagales bacterium DNA includes these proteins:
- a CDS encoding gliding motility-associated C-terminal domain-containing protein: MKKNYIVLIFSLASLIFSFNSLNAQVYNDGQIRLRVWVHKVWSNANCDESGVQEYVAKNLQVRVPNSATPGYDYSPSGFNLRWDGDNNSFYGMNQLAGTQLPSSVVLESPATKGYKIFDRTYTGTLVPNSFDFRVAEFFEDDCGDAWAYEGSCGFLGLESDDNRITTSTYQSVYSFRSAPAGEVHYAMVESNGSHADYYGVVLAYQWDWVTPLPALCSSPIYNDAAIDLDVEFMGVWSDSDFDGGACLVSVSGAEDIRLKLRAKDNLDVNYTPWSCVNCDYGLPITVLDQNQPEWNMVPTGSVQMLNKSYTAGTTNMESFSFEVEVWEGEDGNGTCADALECQYNSSGTNVDDFRAFLTKTISWRDAPADTWNVIDVPVRISNAVQFGNWIVKVRYKYTMSAPTVTIPGSKDLVECIGTPLNITPTVTNGTYYQWQVADDNSVGGPGCPVGATWTDISGENCKDFTPPQTTGSKVYRLIVSNRDGSGSTSSTGPRMNEVISECIRVTYFETGAPAPPVSSPLCGLAVSAGATGTFSVAVPPDPAGFANVTSYTWSVSPALPSIVIASPNATTTDITFNTGGLGGVYVVTMTINTPCGNMTSTCDVVVSEGACGYIHVSPTGNDAFPGTELEPIQSLLQALLIASGDPSRNHVRLLEGVYNISNPVNIPNNIILEGGWQISSGLWRKNTSSVSTINFSGQETINGDIAHVVGFKSNGTNNWLLQDLTINTVDASGQTSNGFGKSNYAIWINGSSGYEITRCIINAGNATNGQGDPNQSGYNSAWDGANGAQGATGATGGAGQCRCNITGTDSGGSGGNGGGGGSGGANASSISGSASNGGAGGRGGNGRDENSSSNGFNGLAGSGVSAGNAGIGGPPDGNNGDTPYGGAGGDATAPGTSGANGVTVAATFVSGYFMPSYGTNGTAGAGGSGGGGGGGAGRDTGGCDAAGGGGSGGSGGGGGGGAAAGGKGGGSSYGIFIFNGGAGGNVLNSEVNSGALGQGGFGGTGGNGGSSRAQSAQGNGCSDGDSNRGGYGGAGSAGGKGGDGGDANSGVRLAIATAGGGTVPTVSSLAPIVVNSSASGGYVPVTPVNTARYPRGCTNSEVYYTKSSGSFADFGTDGQLVDNVSAGNYSYPANEATVYFTSVGKKDLLNGATLYNNFVFIDDVRDLPEINVVEDTICNGNQFIISSNPNSISGSKSFRWTIQQVSNPYNVINPNPSPVYTGTVEDPGNVSVNYFGGPGLPGYGVFQIKYQVEDECCGWSIPVYHTVYVAADPSSAPVVQGGGDYCFGDNGLPINVIASEVGVIYELYANGTTTGQTLLGTGGTISFGNQTIAGLYEVHAYRVVGCEIILPTNVTINIVSTPTLFNVTGGGVVCSNSSTGVLIGVDGSEIGTQYTLYYDNAGVWNPVASNNGSGGAITLGSHTDLGNYYVIAQYLNPPGCLDTMQGFATVTSSSGPPSHNLIGGGSYCVGTGGAEILLDSSDLFVTYQLYYNASVSVGLPITGTGDTISFGNQTLEGFYYAVATDSNGCTSNMNNLLEVSQLQSPRFDSLFVTEPNCNGANDGQIAVYGTSFNGNANYVINNDTSTSNIFGGLGAGNYFIKLYDDSLCTTNYPVTPVQIQEPAELNIALESLNNVNCFGKNEGSIGVNVTGGTPTYTYSWTSSNAGFSSANEDISGLSGGDYYLTVTDNKGCSVSDTFTITEPSVALSASISTVDVLCYGNESGQATVNVTGGTAPYTYLWHNNDTAQTVSNVEAGAVSVTVTDANGCTTYVRDTISGPTTDLAITLIRISHVTCFGGNNGEIITSVTGGTAPYTIAWTPSGGNAETASNLTADTYTITVTDANGCIKTASYTINQPQQLVSNISPTQPGCPGEETGIASVGVNGGTLPYSYEWNTTPLQYGMVANQLSGDRWYVVTITDHNGCVLLDSVYLTNPDTMTVSVEPGNSTCISGRDGYASIVVDGGNAPYSYELNGNYQTDSFYNNLGAGSYFVSVEDNRGCVASTQFQISSNTSVQVNLFGSTASVINEDEEIIIVNGEQVDFDAVLSNTTDSTTIINYIWSPIDFNYDNCDYDTLCPNPSANITQTTQVIVEVIEFINGVGCSTFDTLDVTVRTDFPVFFPNAFSPNADCLNDYFEMNVAGAKNLDVKVFNRWGEMVFANATQTNGPADPNTLDCSNPRSAWDGTYKGQPVPIGTYVYQVEVSYFDDRTETFSGTITVLR; this comes from the coding sequence ATGAAAAAAAATTACATTGTATTAATATTTTCTTTGGCTTCATTGATTTTTTCATTTAATTCTTTGAATGCACAGGTATATAATGATGGACAGATAAGACTGAGAGTTTGGGTGCATAAAGTGTGGTCTAACGCCAACTGTGATGAATCGGGAGTGCAAGAATATGTGGCTAAGAATTTACAAGTTAGAGTTCCTAATAGTGCCACTCCGGGGTATGATTATTCTCCTTCAGGATTTAATTTAAGATGGGACGGAGATAATAACTCATTCTATGGAATGAATCAATTAGCAGGCACACAATTGCCTTCGTCTGTGGTACTTGAATCTCCAGCCACTAAAGGATATAAAATATTTGACAGAACCTATACGGGTACATTAGTACCAAATTCTTTTGATTTTAGAGTAGCAGAATTTTTTGAAGATGACTGTGGAGATGCATGGGCTTATGAGGGCTCTTGTGGCTTTTTAGGATTAGAAAGTGATGATAATAGAATTACAACATCAACATACCAAAGTGTTTATAGTTTTAGATCCGCTCCAGCGGGAGAAGTGCACTATGCAATGGTAGAATCAAATGGTAGTCATGCTGATTATTATGGCGTAGTGCTGGCTTATCAATGGGATTGGGTAACGCCTTTGCCTGCTTTGTGCAGTAGTCCTATTTATAATGATGCAGCTATAGATTTAGATGTTGAGTTTATGGGAGTATGGAGTGATTCTGATTTTGACGGTGGAGCATGTTTAGTTAGTGTAAGTGGTGCTGAAGATATAAGATTAAAGTTAAGAGCTAAAGATAATTTAGATGTTAATTACACTCCTTGGTCGTGTGTAAATTGCGATTATGGCTTACCAATAACCGTATTAGACCAAAATCAACCGGAATGGAATATGGTGCCAACAGGTTCGGTACAAATGTTGAATAAGTCCTATACAGCAGGTACTACAAATATGGAGAGTTTTTCATTTGAAGTTGAAGTTTGGGAAGGAGAAGATGGAAATGGTACCTGTGCAGATGCTTTAGAATGTCAATATAATTCAAGTGGAACAAATGTAGATGATTTTCGTGCTTTTCTAACAAAAACAATTAGTTGGAGAGATGCTCCGGCAGATACATGGAATGTTATTGATGTGCCAGTAAGAATTAGTAATGCTGTTCAATTTGGAAACTGGATAGTAAAAGTGAGATATAAATATACAATGAGTGCACCAACGGTAACTATTCCCGGAAGTAAAGATTTAGTAGAGTGTATTGGCACACCTTTAAATATTACGCCAACTGTTACTAACGGCACATACTATCAATGGCAAGTGGCAGATGATAATAGTGTAGGAGGTCCGGGTTGTCCTGTGGGAGCTACATGGACAGATATATCTGGAGAAAATTGTAAAGATTTTACACCTCCTCAAACTACAGGTTCAAAAGTTTATAGATTAATAGTTTCTAATAGAGACGGCTCTGGAAGTACAAGTAGTACTGGACCAAGAATGAATGAAGTTATATCTGAATGTATAAGAGTTACTTATTTTGAAACAGGAGCACCAGCTCCTCCGGTAAGTTCTCCATTGTGTGGCTTGGCTGTTTCTGCTGGTGCAACAGGTACTTTTTCGGTAGCAGTTCCACCAGACCCAGCTGGTTTTGCAAATGTTACATCATATACTTGGAGTGTTTCTCCTGCATTGCCTAGCATTGTTATTGCTTCACCTAATGCTACTACAACAGATATAACATTTAATACAGGTGGATTAGGAGGCGTTTATGTAGTAACAATGACAATTAATACACCATGTGGCAATATGACATCAACTTGTGATGTAGTAGTTTCAGAAGGAGCTTGTGGCTATATTCATGTTTCTCCTACCGGTAATGATGCATTTCCGGGTACAGAATTAGAACCAATACAGTCATTGCTGCAAGCATTACTTATAGCAAGCGGAGATCCTTCAAGAAATCATGTTAGATTATTAGAAGGAGTATATAATATTTCTAATCCTGTAAACATTCCAAATAATATTATTTTAGAAGGAGGATGGCAAATTTCTAGTGGATTATGGAGAAAAAATACTTCTTCAGTTTCTACAATTAATTTTTCTGGACAAGAAACTATAAATGGAGATATCGCTCATGTAGTTGGATTCAAATCCAATGGAACAAATAATTGGTTATTGCAAGATTTAACTATAAATACAGTAGATGCATCAGGACAAACATCAAATGGATTTGGAAAATCAAATTATGCTATATGGATAAATGGTTCGTCCGGATATGAAATAACAAGATGTATAATTAATGCAGGGAATGCAACTAACGGACAAGGAGACCCTAATCAATCGGGGTACAACTCAGCATGGGATGGAGCTAATGGAGCACAAGGAGCAACAGGAGCAACAGGGGGAGCAGGACAATGTAGATGTAATATAACGGGTACAGATAGTGGTGGCTCTGGCGGAAATGGAGGCGGAGGTGGAAGTGGAGGTGCTAATGCATCCAGTATAAGTGGTTCTGCATCTAATGGAGGAGCAGGAGGCAGAGGAGGAAATGGAAGAGATGAAAATTCAAGTTCTAATGGATTTAATGGTTTAGCCGGAAGTGGAGTTAGTGCAGGAAATGCAGGAATAGGCGGACCACCGGATGGCAATAATGGAGATACACCTTATGGTGGGGCTGGTGGCGATGCTACAGCTCCAGGTACTTCGGGAGCTAATGGTGTTACTGTAGCTGCTACTTTTGTCTCTGGATATTTTATGCCATCTTATGGTACTAACGGCACTGCTGGAGCTGGTGGTTCCGGTGGCGGTGGCGGTGGCGGTGCTGGTAGAGATACCGGAGGTTGTGATGCCGCTGGAGGTGGTGGTTCTGGTGGCTCTGGTGGAGGCGGTGGTGGTGGTGCCGCAGCAGGAGGAAAAGGTGGAGGATCTTCTTATGGGATATTTATCTTTAACGGAGGTGCAGGAGGAAATGTCTTAAATTCTGAGGTTAATTCCGGAGCATTAGGGCAAGGTGGGTTTGGCGGTACAGGGGGTAATGGTGGATCTAGCCGTGCACAATCTGCACAAGGAAATGGATGTAGCGATGGAGACTCTAACAGAGGTGGATATGGTGGAGCAGGAAGTGCCGGAGGAAAAGGTGGAGATGGTGGAGATGCCAATAGCGGTGTAAGATTAGCAATAGCTACAGCAGGAGGAGGAACTGTTCCTACAGTTAGTTCTTTAGCTCCAATAGTTGTAAACTCTTCTGCATCAGGAGGATACGTGCCTGTTACGCCAGTAAATACTGCACGATACCCAAGAGGTTGTACAAATTCCGAAGTTTATTATACTAAATCTTCTGGTTCATTTGCAGATTTCGGGACAGATGGTCAGTTAGTTGATAATGTATCCGCAGGAAATTATTCATATCCAGCCAATGAAGCTACGGTATATTTTACTTCAGTAGGTAAAAAAGACCTTTTAAACGGTGCTACACTTTATAATAACTTTGTTTTTATAGATGATGTTAGAGATTTACCCGAAATTAATGTCGTAGAAGATACTATTTGCAATGGAAATCAATTTATTATTTCAAGTAATCCTAATAGTATTAGTGGTTCAAAATCTTTTAGATGGACAATTCAGCAAGTAAGTAATCCATATAATGTAATAAATCCTAACCCTTCTCCTGTTTATACAGGAACTGTAGAAGATCCGGGAAATGTGAGTGTAAACTATTTTGGTGGACCTGGTTTGCCAGGCTATGGAGTTTTTCAAATAAAGTATCAAGTTGAAGACGAATGTTGCGGATGGTCAATACCGGTTTATCATACAGTATATGTTGCAGCTGACCCTAGTTCTGCACCGGTTGTGCAAGGAGGTGGTGATTATTGTTTTGGAGATAATGGATTGCCTATTAATGTAATTGCTTCTGAAGTGGGTGTTATTTATGAGTTATATGCTAATGGTACTACTACTGGACAAACGCTGTTAGGAACAGGAGGAACTATTTCTTTTGGCAATCAAACCATAGCAGGATTATACGAAGTTCATGCCTACAGAGTTGTTGGTTGTGAGATAATTTTACCTACAAATGTTACAATTAATATTGTATCTACACCTACTTTATTTAATGTAACGGGTGGAGGTGTTGTTTGTTCTAATTCATCAACAGGTGTACTTATTGGTGTAGATGGTTCAGAAATAGGAACTCAATATACTTTATACTATGATAATGCAGGAGTTTGGAATCCCGTAGCTTCAAATAATGGTTCTGGAGGAGCAATTACTTTAGGCTCTCATACTGATTTGGGCAACTATTATGTTATAGCTCAATATCTGAATCCTCCGGGTTGTTTAGATACTATGCAAGGTTTTGCTACAGTTACGTCTTCTTCAGGTCCTCCATCACATAATTTAATTGGAGGAGGAAGTTATTGTGTAGGTACAGGAGGTGCTGAAATATTATTAGATAGTTCAGATTTATTTGTTACTTATCAATTATATTACAATGCTTCTGTAAGTGTTGGGTTGCCTATTACAGGAACTGGAGATACTATTTCCTTTGGAAATCAAACTTTAGAAGGATTTTATTATGCCGTGGCTACGGACTCTAATGGATGTACTTCTAATATGAATAATTTATTGGAAGTTTCTCAATTGCAATCTCCAAGATTTGATTCATTATTTGTAACAGAACCAAATTGTAATGGAGCAAATGATGGGCAAATAGCTGTTTACGGTACCAGCTTTAATGGCAATGCAAATTATGTGATAAATAATGACACTTCTACATCTAATATATTTGGAGGATTAGGTGCAGGAAATTATTTTATAAAACTTTATGACGATAGTTTATGTACAACAAATTATCCGGTAACTCCAGTACAAATACAAGAACCTGCTGAGTTAAATATTGCCCTTGAGTCATTAAATAATGTAAACTGCTTTGGCAAAAACGAAGGAAGTATAGGCGTTAATGTTACAGGCGGTACGCCAACTTATACTTATTCTTGGACAAGCTCTAATGCCGGTTTCTCATCTGCCAATGAAGATATTTCCGGGTTAAGTGGTGGAGATTATTATTTAACAGTAACAGATAATAAAGGCTGTTCTGTTTCTGATACTTTTACCATTACCGAGCCAAGTGTTGCACTTTCTGCTTCTATTTCAACAGTAGATGTGTTGTGTTATGGCAATGAGAGTGGGCAAGCTACCGTAAATGTTACAGGAGGCACAGCACCTTATACTTATTTATGGCATAATAATGATACCGCTCAAACGGTTTCTAACGTAGAAGCAGGTGCAGTAAGTGTAACAGTAACTGATGCTAATGGTTGTACCACTTATGTGCGTGATACTATTTCAGGACCAACCACCGATTTAGCAATAACATTAATAAGAATATCTCATGTTACGTGCTTTGGAGGAAATAATGGAGAAATAATAACAAGTGTTACAGGTGGTACAGCACCATATACCATAGCTTGGACACCAAGTGGCGGAAATGCTGAAACGGCAAGTAATTTAACTGCCGATACATACACTATTACCGTTACCGATGCTAATGGATGTATAAAAACTGCTTCTTATACTATTAATCAACCACAACAATTAGTAAGCAATATTTCGCCTACGCAGCCTGGTTGTCCTGGCGAAGAAACAGGGATAGCTTCTGTAGGCGTAAATGGTGGAACATTGCCATACTCTTATGAGTGGAATACTACTCCGCTTCAATACGGAATGGTAGCTAATCAATTAAGTGGAGATAGATGGTATGTAGTTACCATTACCGATCACAATGGATGCGTACTTTTAGATTCTGTTTATTTAACCAATCCGGATACTATGACGGTTAGTGTAGAACCGGGAAATTCAACTTGTATAAGCGGAAGAGATGGCTATGCAAGCATAGTGGTAGATGGAGGTAATGCACCGTACAGCTATGAGCTAAACGGAAATTATCAAACAGACAGTTTCTATAATAATTTAGGTGCAGGTTCTTATTTTGTAAGTGTAGAAGACAATAGAGGTTGCGTGGCAAGTACACAGTTCCAAATTTCTTCAAACACTTCTGTTCAAGTTAATTTATTTGGTTCAACAGCAAGTGTAATTAATGAAGATGAAGAAATAATAATAGTTAATGGCGAGCAAGTTGATTTTGATGCCGTACTTTCAAACACTACAGACTCTACTACCATTATAAATTACATTTGGAGTCCTATAGATTTTAATTATGACAATTGCGATTATGACACTTTATGTCCTAATCCAAGTGCTAATATTACACAAACAACGCAAGTTATAGTGGAAGTAATAGAATTTATAAACGGAGTAGGTTGTTCTACTTTTGATACTTTAGATGTAACCGTTAGAACAGATTTCCCTGTATTTTTCCCTAATGCTTTTTCTCCTAATGCCGATTGTTTAAATGATTATTTTGAAATGAACGTAGCTGGAGCTAAAAACTTAGATGTAAAAGTATTTAACCGTTGGGGAGAAATGGTTTTTGCTAATGCTACGCAAACTAATGGACCGGCAGATCCTAATACATTAGACTGTTCTAATCCACGAAGTGCATGGGACGGAACTTATAAAGGACAGCCTGTGCCAATAGGTACTTATGTCTATCAAGTAGAAGTCAGCTATTTTGACGATAGAACAGAAACATTTAGTGGAACAATTACCGTATTGAGGTAG
- the sppA gene encoding signal peptide peptidase SppA, with protein MNFFKQVFATIVGLFIFQIIAGIIAVIFIGAMIASFGSKADSSVQVDIKDNSIIQLDLSEGLSEKDGFSSFNYTSPQEMPKESAGLQSVLEAIEFAKTDDRIKGIYIKMSMLPEGYATIDALRKKLLDFKESGKFIVAYGEMLDQKTYYLSTVANELYVNPEGYMEIRGIGTRLTFFKKLLEEKLNAKVQVFKVGDFKSAVEPFINEKMSDANREQLEYLLGGIKHDFVNNIAIARNLTPEKVDAIINNLQGLDPDSSLHYGLIDGTKYYDEILTNLKEKTGIKDEDDLNVVDMSAYAISTAKTNKSSNQIAVVYAEGDIVDGKGEDGSSIGGESFSKIIRELRQDEDIDAIVLRVNSPGGSALASEVMWREITLAKQDKPVVVSMGDVAASGGYYISCNANRIFVEENTITGSIGVFGLVPNLQDFLNNKLGVTFDEVTLNDHAVSNGVTKEFTPFEAEVMQKNVDNIYTTFTSRVAEGRGLPIEKVLAVASGRVWTGEQAIERGLADELGGLDEAVKYASSLAELSDYRIKEYPKQKSPIEAILEDLGVEAKNNKIKESMGVLYPYYQELQRINNMQGKVQMAMPYTLEIN; from the coding sequence ATGAATTTTTTTAAACAAGTATTTGCTACAATAGTAGGTTTATTTATTTTTCAAATAATAGCAGGAATAATAGCCGTAATTTTTATAGGAGCTATGATAGCCAGTTTTGGAAGTAAAGCCGATTCCTCTGTGCAAGTAGATATAAAAGACAACAGCATTATTCAATTAGATTTATCGGAAGGATTGAGCGAAAAAGATGGTTTTTCATCATTTAATTATACCAGTCCTCAAGAAATGCCAAAAGAAAGTGCCGGATTACAAAGCGTTTTAGAAGCCATAGAATTTGCTAAAACAGACGATAGAATAAAAGGTATTTATATTAAAATGTCTATGCTACCCGAAGGATATGCCACCATAGATGCTTTAAGAAAAAAATTATTAGATTTTAAAGAAAGCGGAAAATTTATAGTTGCTTATGGCGAAATGTTAGACCAAAAAACATATTATTTATCTACTGTAGCCAATGAACTATATGTAAATCCGGAAGGATATATGGAAATAAGAGGAATAGGTACAAGATTGACTTTCTTTAAAAAACTATTAGAAGAAAAATTAAACGCCAAAGTACAAGTATTTAAAGTAGGCGATTTTAAAAGTGCTGTAGAACCTTTTATTAATGAAAAAATGAGCGATGCCAACAGAGAGCAATTAGAATATTTATTGGGAGGCATAAAGCATGATTTTGTAAATAACATAGCAATAGCAAGAAATTTAACTCCGGAAAAAGTTGATGCTATAATTAATAATCTTCAAGGTCTTGACCCGGATAGCAGTTTGCACTACGGTTTAATAGACGGAACAAAATATTATGACGAAATATTAACTAATTTAAAAGAGAAAACAGGCATAAAAGATGAAGATGATTTGAATGTAGTAGATATGAGTGCTTATGCTATTTCTACGGCTAAAACTAATAAATCGTCAAACCAAATAGCGGTAGTTTATGCTGAGGGCGATATAGTGGACGGAAAGGGAGAAGACGGAAGTAGTATTGGTGGCGAAAGTTTTTCAAAAATTATAAGAGAATTAAGACAAGATGAGGATATTGATGCCATAGTATTGCGAGTAAATTCTCCGGGAGGAAGTGCTTTAGCATCTGAGGTTATGTGGAGAGAAATAACATTGGCAAAACAAGATAAACCCGTAGTGGTTTCTATGGGCGATGTGGCAGCTTCCGGTGGGTATTATATTTCGTGCAATGCCAATAGAATTTTTGTAGAAGAAAATACCATAACAGGTTCTATAGGTGTGTTTGGTTTAGTGCCTAATTTGCAAGATTTTCTTAATAATAAATTAGGAGTTACTTTTGACGAAGTGACTTTAAACGACCATGCCGTTTCTAATGGAGTAACTAAAGAATTTACACCTTTTGAAGCCGAAGTAATGCAAAAAAATGTAGATAATATTTATACTACTTTTACAAGCAGAGTGGCAGAGGGTAGAGGTTTGCCTATAGAAAAAGTATTGGCAGTAGCCAGTGGTAGGGTTTGGACAGGAGAACAAGCTATAGAGAGAGGCTTAGCAGATGAATTAGGCGGTTTAGATGAAGCCGTAAAATATGCATCATCTTTAGCAGAATTAAGCGATTATAGAATTAAAGAATATCCAAAACAAAAATCGCCAATAGAAGCTATTTTAGAAGATTTAGGAGTAGAAGCTAAAAACAATAAGATTAAAGAAAGTATGGGCGTTTTATATCCATATTATCAAGAGCTACAGCGGATAAATAATATGCAAGGCAAAGTGCAAATGGCAATGCCTTATACATTGGAAATTAATTAA
- the folK gene encoding 2-amino-4-hydroxy-6-hydroxymethyldihydropteridine diphosphokinase, translating to MKAYILLGSNMGNRLGYIQFAKYFLNKDLGSITKESKLYETKAWGYESKKDYINQIVLLETNLPPNELMQQLLLIEQKGGRKRFKKMTDRTLDLDILYYNEEIINTKDLSIPHPKIQERRFVLQILNEIAPNYLHPILLKKNSELLDICPDKLEGKIFTKK from the coding sequence ATGAAAGCATATATTTTATTAGGAAGCAATATGGGAAACAGATTGGGATATATCCAATTTGCTAAATATTTTTTAAATAAAGATTTAGGAAGCATTACTAAAGAGAGCAAACTATACGAAACCAAAGCGTGGGGATATGAAAGCAAAAAGGATTATATAAACCAAATTGTGCTTTTAGAAACCAATTTACCGCCCAATGAATTAATGCAACAACTTTTATTAATAGAGCAAAAAGGTGGCAGAAAAAGATTTAAAAAAATGACTGATAGAACTTTAGATTTAGACATTCTATATTATAATGAAGAAATTATTAACACTAAAGATTTATCTATTCCCCACCCAAAAATACAAGAAAGAAGATTTGTACTACAAATACTAAATGAAATAGCTCCAAATTATCTTCATCCTATTTTACTCAAAAAAAACTCAGAATTATTAGATATTTGCCCCGATAAATTAGAAGGAAAAATATTTACAAAAAAATAG
- a CDS encoding deoxynucleoside kinase gives MYNFIAIEGCIGAGKSTLTTMLSQHFNCTHQFENFEENPYLENFYKNPTNHAFPLELFFMAERYKQQKSMIESINLFNSKLISDYAFFKSLVFANITLKEDELQLFKMLYNIIYPQLKYPDIVLYLYKNIDKLQENIKKRGRNYETAITNQYLEQLNNEYLHYFKQQNNSTIVILNTNKLDFKANKEDFKLILDILNNQFNKKLNYL, from the coding sequence GTGTATAATTTTATTGCCATAGAAGGTTGCATAGGTGCGGGAAAATCTACACTTACTACCATGTTGAGCCAACATTTTAACTGTACGCACCAATTTGAAAATTTTGAAGAAAACCCCTATTTAGAAAATTTTTATAAAAACCCTACCAATCATGCTTTCCCTTTAGAGCTATTTTTTATGGCAGAAAGGTACAAACAGCAAAAAAGCATGATAGAATCTATTAATTTATTTAACAGCAAATTAATTAGCGATTATGCTTTTTTTAAATCACTTGTGTTTGCCAATATTACTTTAAAAGAAGATGAATTGCAATTGTTTAAAATGCTTTACAATATTATTTATCCTCAATTAAAATACCCCGATATAGTTTTATACTTATATAAAAACATAGATAAACTGCAAGAAAACATTAAAAAAAGAGGTAGAAATTACGAAACGGCAATAACTAATCAATATTTAGAACAACTGAATAACGAATATCTTCATTATTTTAAGCAACAAAATAATTCTACCATAGTCATTTTAAACACCAATAAGCTTGATTTTAAAGCAAATAAAGAAGATTTTAAGCTTATCTTAGATATACTAAACAACCAATTCAACAAAAAACTTAACTATTTATAG